The genomic region TTAAAATGATAAGCTTGTTTGTATGGGAGTGCGTGGGTGCTTCCCAATCATTTTTGTACGGAGCATTACTCCAAAAATCATTGAGGTATTAATTTCAAACCTCTTATACATATCGTATTTACTTCTTATGGCAACCTGTGACTACTCTGGTTAATCTATACGTAATAAGATGATCTGCATGCTAATTGTAATAATCTCTCTTTCTGTCCTCAGAACGTATTTCAGCGTAAGGCACGATGGAAGTTGCGGGAGGCGACTGCGGGTCGCGACATCGAGCCTCTGGATAAAGCACTGGACAAGTACACAGCCACCAAGCTTGAGCCAGATGACGACTTCCTTCGCGGCCAGCGCAGACTCAAGTACCTCAGACTCAAGAAAGGTAGGTGTTGTTCATACATCTATCAGAACTGGCTTTGTTTTCTCTTCTCCACTAAAATTTATTCATGGTATATATAATCTGTCTTAGGATTACGTGATGGAAGAATGCGACGCCACGAAGGGACGCTGGCAAAGGCTGTTGAGGAGGCAGAGCAATCTCAGTTCCGGCACGCTCTCCAGCCCAACATAGCTCGGGCGCGCGAGCTTCTAACGTGCCTCGAGGGGATCGAAATTTCATGCCACGCGGTCCGCCAACTTGACCATACTGCTGTCTCCGAGATCGCCAACTTCAACAGCCCGCCAAAGGACGTGCATAACACTATGGTGGCAACGTACATGCTGCTTGGCGAGGACAAGCGGGAGCTTCAGGTTGTAGGCAATGGAGTGACATTGGTCGTTAGGGTTTATAcaagtaataataaataaaaaacatcactAATACCGTGATGGAATTTCTGAAGACAAATCTTGcgtaatattaattttgtttgatgtgAATATTCAGTGTAATTAACTGATGTACTAGACTTCTAGTTTTTGACGATTATGATTTATACGTATCTGAAAGCACATGATACATGTCTTTTgagtatattattttgtattctaACTCTAATATCTgtaatttcttttaatattgcTGTCTACAGCGATGGGGGTACATCCAGGGCCTGTTGCGGAGGCGGGGCCGTGAGAGCATTATCCAGCGTATCGGCCGTTTCCAGGAGGAGGCGGTGCCGGACCGCGGCACGGTGCAAGCTGTTAACCGAATACACGACTCCGTACCGAAACCATACATCGTGTCCGCCAGTCTAGCTGCAGCGGCGTTCTATAATTGGGTGACGTAAACTTCATTAAAGCATTTACTATTACATCATGCGTTTATATAACATGTGTatgttaaaatttcatatttacttcGCTGTCTAACATGTTGTACATTTTTACATCAAGTAAGGAAGGCTTACTTCTTTTACAGGTGAGCGATGTTTTGTCCCATTTGAATAACGTGTCCAAGAATGCTACAGATCCTGACGACGACGAGTCTTTTGAGACCATAGACGGACATTTCATCATGAATTCCAACAAGCAGTCGGCGATGACGTCACGAGACGACGTGGGAAACATGTCCCAGGATGAGGGTTTCCTTGATGGTCAAGACACAGACTCAGACAAACACGCTCGCTAAATAACCTCAATATTTCTATTCTACAGTGTATTAGGGCTTAGTATCTTGATATTCAATCCTATACAGTTGATAAGTTTTAATGTGTCgagttttatatgtattatatatacgCGTATATAGATAGAGACCTAGAGAAATATGCCACTCTTTAAATTAGTGGCATGTCTGTGCTAATTTAGTTTGTTGtcaataaattgaaatgaaacagtttgcgtttaaaataaataaacatagtaTTAGTTTTTTACATTTCGTGTATACACGTAgatgacatgttttatttcaaactgaaCGCCGACACTACCTTTTGCTTAAAAGTGACAACTCCGTcgttaatgattttttttttccacCTGATTGTTTGCACACCTACGCCGCTACGCCAATTTATCGAATACAGATTGGTAACGctcaattatttcatttctttataagaaATGTTACTTTTTCTAAATAATTAGAATACATCAAGTAGAACGTTCATCTTATATAAGGTGTTGGGGGTCGCGCAATACTTATTTTGCGCGCACATTGACCCATTCTCTAGAACATATCATGAGGGCATTTTTTTAGTGGTTCATAACCTAAAGCACGCGTAAGAGATGAAAAAAAGTGTGTATGCCTAACCTGGTAAGGGTCCGGGAAAAGTTCTACTTACGGACGAGTTGAGAGCGTTTTCCGGCAGGTAACTCATTCATAATATCAAATGGTTACGTTAAACCTGCGTCAATACCGCAAGCAAgaataaatattacttttattacaCACAATATTATCTTTAACAATAAATACTACAGCTTTTGTTTCATACGTATGTACCCTGACAGAGTACTAATTCAAGAAACAGAGCACACATTACTTTCCAAGTTGTTTTTTGGAGTACCAAATATTTCAAAGGCAAAGGAACTGGTTGTGAACAGAAACATGTTCCTcaacaattcaattcaatgttGAAAAGATTTTTGTCAAATGATTTTGTAATAATCCATATCATTTGCAGAATAAAAGAGCAGACACCAACAATTTGGAAGAGAAGCGCAAATTGGAAAATTTTGTTAGATAACGCAAAGGTGGATATATAAAATCAGTGTTTCGTTTTCATGTGATGAGCATACCTGTCAACTTGTTTGGAAATCATTCTATGAATGAACAAAAATGGCAATGGCAATTTAATCTGGAAGGTGGGTATCTGGAACATGTACTGTGCATGATAGCTAAATATGGATAACATTGCGCCAAATTATTTAGAAACCCTTTTACCAGTAAGTGTTCTAGGGTTTAAGAATATTTGTATGCCGCAAACTATTATGAACTAGAAACGCCACAATGTGGcgaaaaccaggttttcaacatttgtgcAATGAAAGGGCTCAGGCCAAGTAGGATGGATAAGAATAAAGATGGAAAGGCTTTGTATGCTTccttaagtttaaacaaaaccacCCATTTTAACGATTGACACAAGAGACCTCGACATTTAACGTACAGTAATGAATGTTGCTAGTGACAGCTAGTCATGGTGAACAGTTATTTTGAATTCTCGAGGAACCTATGGAGGTAACTAACTCGAAATGTAATTGTATGAGGCCTTGAACACTATAGCCTTGCACACTAAGGTGAAGTATTTTGTCttgtataaatgatttttgaGATAGAATCAGAAGCCTTAACGGGCTGAAAAACTTTAAAGCAACTGTCGATGTCAGCCAGGGGCCATAAGCAACATGAGCAACAATTCCAACTTGTCCAAAAAATAATAGTTCCAAAGTCAAACAAATGCcataatttaaattaaggaTCATATAGTGTCTGACTTAATTGCTTGATGGCTTTGACCAACTGTGTTTCATAACAAGCAAATGAATGGTTAATAAGATATGACTCAAATTCCAACAATGTCACAAAACTTTTAACCCAATGCCAATGTCGAGGCTGTGGCAAGCAGAAAACCCTCTTTTTTTGAAGAGCcaaactaaaaataaacaaagtgcaGTACTAAGGCAGAATTATGATtcatgtgcactgcacttctcctcagtAGGATGCAGCTGTAAAAGAAGGCAGTTTATAGGCAATACCTCAACGAAGGAATTGTGCTCCAGACAAATATTAAGcaacaaagaaataaagaaagggcaatcatttaaaaagaaacaaaggcAGAGGTATGGTTTCTGTGCATTTCGACTTCTGCTCAATCAGATCTATCAGTATATGAAGTTTTAGAGGCAAATTAAGTATAAAAAGTACGGTTAATGAgtgataattcattaaatattgagGGTAGGATATACAGATAGCAGATTTAATGcccttgtgcactgcactttttCTAATTGCTATCTATCTATATTCCATGTTTGATTTAAATCCCTTCAGGACTTTGTGATTTATGGTCCGGACAAGCAACTTCCTtataaatgcatactttaagAGTGATAGGTTGAGCTAATTCAGCAATGACTAAAGGAAAGATTGTGGTTCTGGCATTCACAATCTAGCGTACCAAAGGAAGGGGGGCAGGGTGGAGGGGGTTTGTTAAACCCTCcttatgatataaaacatattttaacatgttcagtGTTACACTGTTAACTGTTTcaaccaaatttatttttttaggtcCTGGCACCTTGGGACACACTTAAGCAGTTCAAAGTTTAAAGAATGCTAACCACCAAATCATATATACAAAACTAAGTACGAGGTCTGTCACACACAGAAATCTTAAGAAGTTCCGGGAACAAAATCCTATTTTACAGTTACAGatgtagtaaaatatatattgatttccatttatttttatggTTAAATTTTTTGAATAATCATCATTGTTCCACGTTTGGTGCATTAATATGCATGGCAAAGATGAtctaaaaaacaattattgttcaCATCTATTTTACATTCATATATGCATGCACTTTGATTATGATTATAAAAGATGTTGAACAGAGTACTGTAATCAATGATTTGATTACAACATTCATGAATGTGGCAGTAAGAGCTTACAagtcaaaaaagaaaaaaaagaacttTACTATTCATATCACAACTAACATAAATCATACACATTGCTAGCATAAATTTTTGAATGAACACATTCATTATTCATCATTTAGCGAAATATAGAGGCTGCCTAGTTTCAAAGAGTTGGTTTCAGGCTGAGTACAATaacacaacataattattttgttaagttcttaccaacaaacaaaaattacatGATTTGGATACTCATAACTGTTTATCAATTCCATTTAGCACTGCATCACTGAAAACACAAACCATAACAATTCAGTCTCATTTGACACACGATCCCTATTTCTTTTTGATCTTGAGCTTGATGTTTCTCTCGCCTGGTGCCTGAACAAACTCCTCCTGCTTCTCTACAACCTCAACCTCCTCCTTTCGGTACTTCTGTAGGAAGCGTATCTCTGGCAGGTTGTCAAAGTACTCAAGCAGCTCCTGACGCTCCTGTAAGACTTCAAGACGCTCCTGGACGCGACCCTCCACATCTGCTACCAACACCCGTCGAGTTGCAACCTCAAATTTCCTCTCACGATCTCTCATCCACTTCtcatagttttttttaagaatctGAGTGTCTGTTTCTTCATATTTAGGGAGCTTCTGGTTCCAAATAAAATCTTCAACTGctttttcaatgtcattttccGTACCTGATTTAGATTTAAGCTGCCTTTTCATtacctgaaaataaaaacaaaagaattgACAATCaagtttataatttcaaatgttttctggAACATTTCCAGATTACGATAATATCAATCAAGCTATGGTTGTTTTTtgcaaattaaacataactgGTAATGTTGCTTCCAAGTGCTGCATTTGAAAGCTGCCTGCTCCCTTTAAGAGAGCAAGGTTGAAGAAAGAAAGACAGAAAGCATCAGATATGGTCAAAAGTAAAGGGGAGATAACAATGCAGCAAAAGGTGATAAATTCCTTCAAGTAGATCAAAGTAAAATGGGAGATAACTAAGCAACAATAGATTCAAGAGCTATAAATCTTGCACAGAGCACAACTTGACATTGTCATCTAGCAATGTTATAACATTCATTGAATTCCTTCCCTTGGTTTTCATGTTgagttttgataatatttgtttgatgacAAAGTACAAGGAGAATAATTTGCAGAATGTGTCCATTAGAAAACTTTCATACAAATCCTTACAGTAGTTACTATTAAGAgaaattcaatgtttataaagtTACATATCACTATGtaaaaaacaacttgttttcaTTTCCTGCCCCTACAAGTACAAAGGGTACTCGAGttttctttccaaaacaaataccaaattcattattttgtgtaataaaacaattatttactaATTAGCTGTAAAAACTGCTGCTCATTTTTTTCGGACCATAAGACAGGATATTTCACAGCTTATTAATCAATTATTGTATAgtacaatatgtctcccccttTTGTCAAAGGGACCTTGaagaatatacatatataaatatatttcttttctatGTCTATCATGAGTAAAGAATAGACAGAACACTTGCCTCAAACTTCTGTATACAGTCCAGTTTTTCATCAGGAGTAAGGCGGAGTAGCTCTATCTCGTCATCAATGGTTTTTTCACCCATTTTCTTCTCAGCTTTGTGTGGGTCCCTATGGGGAGCCTCCTCCAGGTACTGCTCATACTTCTCAATCTGCCAAGGAATGCAAAAATTATTTCCATATATTGAAGGATTGAATTATTTACGTTTTGGGTTCATCAGTGTTTGAACACATTTGGTCAGTGCACAGTAGGTGATTATCTGTCCACTGACCAAATGTTTTATACACAGATGAACCAAAATTCTAAAATATTCGAAGTTGATATTCACACTCATTATTTGCTATGTTTTTCTCTGCTATCAACAAACTAAAATGACCTCACTTGTTTCATTGATGTCACATATCTTCTTGTATTGAAACAGGCACCAATTTCTCACGATACCTTAAGCAAAACATGTTATTAAGTATCTAGTTTCATTAAGCGAAATGTTTTGCGTTTACAAAGTAGTAAATTGTggttttcttaaaaaattatATCCCTTACAAGTCTCAAAACTCTTTAAATGAAGAGATTTCTAAatttataccaaaataaaagTATCAAAGTCTACTAAGTTTGATCCTGTACTAAGATATAAGATGTGGGAAATTAGGCCCAGACCATTCCAAGTTGTTGCGTTCATCAGAATATAAATGCAATTGAAACGATATGTGTTCATCTGAGGAAACCTAATagaattgaaaatgtttttgtttatttgtttgttaattgttCTCACATAAAATAAAGCTACatttatatatgatttaaacatttctcAGCAACATTATTCAATAAATCTACCAGAAGACAGCTATATGGATGCTAAGACAAGTGAGATTGTATGGTGTttattaaagataacatctaAATCAGGGCTCAGCTCTGTTCCGTTCTGATAGTTTGACCTTTTTCATCATCATTCCATTTTTGAAGACAATTCAGTCTTTCTGTTCGTTAAAAGCCATTTTTTGGACTGTATCAAAAGCATATTTTGAATGCTAATGTTTTCTCTGAAAAACCCATTTTTGtgatggtttattttttttttttattggtttaGGAGGAGAATTTGTCAAACTATTGggttaaagtaaaacaaaactacTTACAGCTATTTCATACACAATAGTATCAAGTGAAGAATCATTCATCCATGAAGTCAACAGCTGATTGGCCAATTCAAATTTTTCATACAACCCTAAACCAATCAGTTGTAAAGTCCTAGACAGTGTTCCATCTAAACCTTGTGTGTGCTTCCCAAGGTTATATAAAGTCTTGCCAAGTAGAAATCTTTcatcttttatatcaaaatggtCGTCATAATATGGGTTTGTGATCACTGATTTAGGAATATACTGTGGGTCCTAGAAAGGGAAAAAACAAGTCTACAATGGAATGCccacaaaaaacaaatttacaatatGATATACTTCTTCTTTATCTAAAATAGGGATaggttttaaaacttttagaAGTCTTACAATAGTAACATCGAAACATGGAAATTTACATGAATATGAGTATGTTTTTACTGTGAGTAAAAATCAATCAATTCTAAAACTATGATTGGTATAACTTCACTGAAAGGGCACCAACTGCTGCACTGAGTTAATACAACCATAAATTGTGAGCATAACGCAGTAACACATGATTGTCAGTACCTCATCCCCGAGCTGTTGAGGCTCATATCGCTTGAAGGTGCAGGTGTGAGTGAAATGTTTGACGGCGGCTATGAGGGCCAGCATGTTCTTAAGGATGTGATTATAATCCTCCTGCAGCATCACCTCATATGCCACCTGACCAGCCTCTGTAACACATAAAAACTATCAACAGGTGTGGTTCAAATCCCCCTAAGAAGCCACTGAAACACATGAAAACCATTAATAGGTGTGCATCTACGCCACCTGACCAGCCTTTGAAACACATGAAAACCATTAATATGTGTGCATCTACGCCACCTGACCAGCCACTGAAACACATGAAAACCATTAATAGGTGTGCATCTACGCCACCTGACCAGCCTTTGAAACACATGAAAACCATCAAAATATGTGACTTTAAGCCCCCTGGCAGCCACTGAAACACACAACAAACTTAAATAGGTATGGTTCTATGCCGTCTTGCAGCCACTTAAACACATGACAAATGTCAGTTTGTGTTGTTCTTAGATACCTTACAGCCACCGAAACACATGACAACTGTCAGTCAGTGTTGTTCTAAGCTACCTTACAGCCACTAAAACACATGACAACTGTCAGTCAATGTTGTTCTAAGCTACCTTACAGCCAATGAAACACATGACAACTGTCAGTCAGTGTTGTTCTAAGCCACCTTGCAACACTAACATTCCACTATTGAATGATCCTCAATGaagtcaaatattttgttttcttatcatAAATCAACTGTagtaaaatatcatgataataatGTTACACAGGAGAACACACTTAATTCAAACTGGTACCTGCATATTTTTTCTCAGTCAATAAGTAATTGAGCAGGATACACATGGCCTGATCATCAGGGAGTAGCCCATACTGATCCTGCAAACATAAGGCAAACATAAGAactaatgttaaaaaatattatttctttcaataaatCATTCCTTCACacttaaaaacataaatctaaCAAATATAggttttaaattctaaataacTTATACAGTTTGGTCCAAACCTTAGATAGAAATTGCATGATCATCAAGACTCAAGTCACTTATGAACCATTATGCATATCCTCCATTACTGCCATCAGTATTTCCAAGCTAAGTACAGCCTTACCCAAGCCTTTGATTAACTGAATTTGTGTTGACAATTACTAGTCTTCAAAAACGTGTAAGGTTTGTCTCCCTTTGACCATCTTTTTAGCAAGATGTTtctatgaacaaataaataaaaggaatTATATAAGCTTAAATGACAAATGGGCAAGTCTAGTAAAACCTACATGCCACTAAAGAGGTAAAACTAGATAGCGTTAGAGACCTTATCTTGCATCAGTGGTATAAGTCTGTCCACAAACCCTGCCTCAATATAGCCCCGCACAATGGAGTGGACAATACAGTCTTTGATAGGGAAGCTGCACTGGCTGTGACGGAATCTGAAATtgattcagttttaaaatttatgcaTGTACTTGGCATGGTTTTTCTTTTATGATACGGTCATTATTGACAAATACTGAGAAAGCCTGTCACTAGAGAAATTTCGGTGGTTTGTCTTTGGTTTGATTGTTTTTAGTGAATTCctgtattaataattaaatttcaaagcTGTTTGATGAGTTTTAATCATAATGTGTTTTTTACTTATGCAATGATTAACATAGTACAAACTTGGCTTAGTCATATGAACACGTTTAAATAGTATTATACAAACAAACCTGAATATGACTTCTTTTGCTATATATTCTTCATCTAGTTTGAGTGTGTTTACTtttgttgaaaactgaaaaaagCAATGGCATACATTTTATAAGCTATTTGAAATAAGGAGTTCATGTAggtaattaaacattataatacacAAAGTTTTACATTCTGAAAAAGAATGGCATTGAAAATGATTGACTCTTTAATGAATGTTGACATATTCTTATTAAAGGCTATAGAAACAGTATAAGGTTTTGGCTAGAGATATCAATATCCATTTGTGGTAGCACATTTCTTTTCTCATTGagacccttctgccttcatagaattgaatttttcagactttcaaaaaatcctttgtttatataaaactatgataataaatacatagaaAGTTTACGTATTTGAAAGTTACTGtcaagttcaaaatgtttgtgttCATAACAGCATGATACAATGTGACCTTTTCATCGTAAACTTCCTAGTCCCTCTTCTGCAggaccctgccctttttaaaacctggatAAAACCCTTAACAATATCACTCCTACCAAATCCATGTCCAATAGCTGAACAGCATGCTCTTCATCACACTTATTCCATATGCCTATTCCAAACTTCTCTGAAAACAAACAGCCAtggttttcaaatattatttaaagcatATAACACATAATGTGCAAAAAACATCTAACATTGATTTTtcatcattatatattatatatatatcacacttgctcatttattattattgctttCACCTCAATAACTAATGCTTGATGAAGGACTTTTCAATGATTCCATTCCGTCATATCATGAACttatgaaaattaatttatcacatttttaaaaatagtattatatagtattggattttaaatataatggcgACTTCATATATATCAATTTGAATGCATGTTTCTGAAggtgaaaatgataaaattgaagGGAACCAGGCAACAAATAACCTCACAAAAGTAAAGAATAAATGAGTGCAACAGAGTATAAGGGAGAATATAAGGTGGACACTTTTGAGTTTggtttttcattataaatatcattatatttttaaccaagcAGATGTACCAACATCACAGAATCAACTTACTTGCATTAATGCCTTTAACACTTTTTGCTTCCAGTCGTTTATTCCATAGTTCATCACAGGAGTATGTATCCGAGAGGTAAGTTCTGCATATAACTGTCAAGTAAAAggtataaacaattttatggcaaaaagagctgtcacagtaacAGCACGCTCAACTTTTTAACAGCTTTAACCAGAATtccttatttgaaaaataaagaacCACCATTTGCATAAtctttcaatgcaatacatgatgttttgAGTAAAATAATGCCTTAAAGgagcttacatgcaaaaccgtaTTCAAAGCATGACACTGATGCTAGGGCGAGTAGTAACTTTTAAGCAATAAGTTAACAGCCTGCTGACTTCACTGAACTTAAGTTGGTAGTAAGGTATAAACCCTTGCATTTAAACCACAACTAGAAGGCATCCTCATTGAGACAAAACATCATATTTGAGTAAGTCACCGAAACAGCAATATATTTGTGATGCAACTTTGGTCTATAACAACCATCATTCTAAATGTAAACAGTGTCCCTGACAAGTGGTTGTggttgaaagcaaatatttggTACGATCCATTTATTTAGACTACAATATAAAGAATAATGCTAATACCAGTAATTGTTGGTAAAGACTAAAGTGTTGTGTGAGTATTCTTTTAACGTTGTGTTCGAACCCTGCACCGTACGCAGTTTATTCCAGTGGTTGCTTTAAAATTGAGTGTTAATGAAGTATGAATTTTTAGCCGTGCCTTTCTAATACTGCGATTTTTTATAACTCGACATGTACATGGTGTAGTTGACAGTTTGAGGTTCACGAAAATATATTGCAGCCTCGAATAGTGCTTTGTTACATTGGTAAAtcgtacaaataaaacatgcagTTAGGTAGATATGCATACACTTAATAGCAAAAGTTTTAAACTTGAACTTCATTACCTCTTACACTCTTCAAATACGAAAATTTCCATGACCTCAGAATATTCGacatgggcgccgccatcttTGGTGttattacaattttaacatCGG from Mya arenaria isolate MELC-2E11 chromosome 3, ASM2691426v1 harbors:
- the LOC128228771 gene encoding 28S ribosomal protein S27, mitochondrial-like; this encodes MAAPMSNILRSWKFSYLKSVRVICRTYLSDTYSCDELWNKRLEAKSVKGINAKKFGIGIWNKCDEEHAVQLLDMDLFSTKVNTLKLDEEYIAKEVIFRFRHSQCSFPIKDCIVHSIVRGYIEAGFVDRLIPLMQDKDQYGLLPDDQAMCILLNYLLTEKKYAEAGQVAYEVMLQEDYNHILKNMLALIAAVKHFTHTCTFKRYEPQQLGDEDPQYIPKSVITNPYYDDHFDIKDERFLLGKTLYNLGKHTQGLDGTLSRTLQLIGLGLYEKFELANQLLTSWMNDSSLDTIVYEIAIEKYEQYLEEAPHRDPHKAEKKMGEKTIDDEIELLRLTPDEKLDCIQKFEVMKRQLKSKSGTENDIEKAVEDFIWNQKLPKYEETDTQILKKNYEKWMRDRERKFEVATRRVLVADVEGRVQERLEVLQERQELLEYFDNLPEIRFLQKYRKEEVEVVEKQEEFVQAPGERNIKLKIKKK